The Nomascus leucogenys isolate Asia chromosome 16, Asia_NLE_v1, whole genome shotgun sequence genome includes a region encoding these proteins:
- the OXR1 gene encoding oxidation resistance protein 1 isoform X8, with protein MSRLWYGKKGRRHQPINHKYTLVVSVAEYHRRIDALNTEELRTLCRRLQITTREDINSKQVAPVKADLESESFRPNLSDPSELLLPDQIEKLTKHLPPRTIGYPWTLVYGTGKHGTSLKTLYRTMTGLDTPVLMVIKDSDGQVFGALASEPFKVSDGFYGTGETFVFTFCPEFEVFKWTGDNMFFIKGDMDSLAFGGGGGEFALWLDGDLYHGRSHSCKTFGNRTLSKKEDFFIQDIEIWAFE; from the exons ATGTCTCGTCTCTGGTAtgggaaaaaagggagaagacatCAACCAATTAATCATAAATACACTCTG GTAGTGTCAGTGGCTGAGTATCACCGCAGGATCGATGCTCTAAATACTGAAGAACTGCGCACACTCTGCAGACGCCTCCAG ATTACTACAAGGGAAGATATAAATTCAAAGCAGGTTGCTCCAGTGAAAGCAGACCTGGAGTCTGAATCTTTTCGACCAAACCTAAGTGATCCCAGTGAACTTTTACTGCCAGATCAAATTGAAAAG cttaCCAAGCATCTTCCACCAAGAACAATTGGCTATCCATGGACTCTTGTTTATGGTACTGGAAAACATGGCACAAGCTTGAAAACTCTGTATCGAACAATGACAGGTTTAGACACCCCAGTGCTGATGGTGATTAAAGACAGTGATGGACAG GTTTTTGGTGCGTTAGCATCTGAGCCATTTAAAGTGAGTGATGGCTTTTATGGTACTGGAGAGACCTTTGTTTTTACATTCTGTCCAGAGTTTGAG gtCTTCAAGTGGACAGGAGATAATATGTTTTTTATCAAAGGAGACATGGATTCACTAGCTTTCGGTGGTGGAGG AGGAGAATTTGCCCTTTGGCTTGATGGAGATCTCTACCATGGAAGAAGCCATTCTTGTAAAACGTTTGGGAATCGTACACTTTCTAAGAAGGAAGATTTCTTTATCCAAGATATTGAAATCTGGGCTTTTGAATAA
- the OXR1 gene encoding oxidation resistance protein 1 isoform X9 produces the protein MSRLWYGKKGRRHQPINHKYTLITTREDINSKQVAPVKADLESESFRPNLSDPSELLLPDQIEKLTKHLPPRTIGYPWTLVYGTGKHGTSLKTLYRTMTGLDTPVLMVIKDSDGQVFGALASEPFKVSDGFYGTGETFVFTFCPEFEVFKWTGDNMFFIKGDMDSLAFGGGGGEFALWLDGDLYHGRSHSCKTFGNRTLSKKEDFFIQDIEIWAFE, from the exons ATGTCTCGTCTCTGGTAtgggaaaaaagggagaagacatCAACCAATTAATCATAAATACACTCTG ATTACTACAAGGGAAGATATAAATTCAAAGCAGGTTGCTCCAGTGAAAGCAGACCTGGAGTCTGAATCTTTTCGACCAAACCTAAGTGATCCCAGTGAACTTTTACTGCCAGATCAAATTGAAAAG cttaCCAAGCATCTTCCACCAAGAACAATTGGCTATCCATGGACTCTTGTTTATGGTACTGGAAAACATGGCACAAGCTTGAAAACTCTGTATCGAACAATGACAGGTTTAGACACCCCAGTGCTGATGGTGATTAAAGACAGTGATGGACAG GTTTTTGGTGCGTTAGCATCTGAGCCATTTAAAGTGAGTGATGGCTTTTATGGTACTGGAGAGACCTTTGTTTTTACATTCTGTCCAGAGTTTGAG gtCTTCAAGTGGACAGGAGATAATATGTTTTTTATCAAAGGAGACATGGATTCACTAGCTTTCGGTGGTGGAGG AGGAGAATTTGCCCTTTGGCTTGATGGAGATCTCTACCATGGAAGAAGCCATTCTTGTAAAACGTTTGGGAATCGTACACTTTCTAAGAAGGAAGATTTCTTTATCCAAGATATTGAAATCTGGGCTTTTGAATAA